A genomic region of Methanothermobacter sp. CaT2 contains the following coding sequences:
- a CDS encoding CDP-glycerol glycerophosphotransferase family protein, with product MLTRLLKFINWILPKDDGLAVFDSVPDFSGNSQALFEFMRDMGEPEAVWIVEEPLDIEGVIQERRHSLRALLTILRAGSLVSTHGRMSEIRVRRQKYVNLWHGMPLKAMGYAETGEREFKEPVRFDDENYYLIATSTIMRNAMTACFNQDARRVHITGQPRNDKLFRSDGRIPEITGIDTSSYNKVVLFAPTFRASDYISDGRLISHHLNLPDFDAEAFSGFLKEKNILFLVKFHPLEEEEARRFFSEMDNVVLIGSDDLAKRCMDLYDVLPGVDVLVTDYSSVYFDFLLLDRPVIFAVPDLEEYRRVRGFVLEPFEFWAPGPRVETFSDFLEELERCLEDDDYYRRERRIVNSLVNQHQDGESSRRVYELVWG from the coding sequence ATGTTAACACGTTTACTCAAGTTTATCAACTGGATTTTACCAAAGGACGATGGGCTGGCTGTATTTGACAGTGTACCTGATTTTTCAGGAAACAGCCAGGCTCTGTTTGAATTCATGAGGGACATGGGTGAACCTGAAGCGGTATGGATCGTTGAAGAGCCCCTCGACATTGAGGGTGTGATACAGGAGAGGAGACACTCGCTGAGGGCCCTCCTCACCATTTTACGTGCTGGTTCCCTGGTCTCCACACATGGGAGGATGAGTGAGATCCGTGTAAGGCGACAGAAGTATGTTAACCTCTGGCATGGGATGCCCCTGAAGGCCATGGGCTACGCTGAAACCGGCGAAAGGGAGTTTAAGGAACCCGTAAGGTTCGATGATGAGAACTACTACCTCATCGCAACTTCCACCATAATGAGGAATGCCATGACGGCATGCTTCAACCAGGACGCCCGCAGGGTACACATAACAGGTCAGCCAAGGAACGATAAACTCTTCAGATCAGATGGAAGGATCCCTGAGATTACAGGTATTGATACCAGTTCCTACAATAAGGTGGTGCTCTTCGCACCAACATTCAGGGCATCAGATTACATAAGTGATGGGAGACTCATATCCCACCACCTCAATCTCCCGGACTTTGATGCCGAGGCCTTCTCAGGGTTCCTGAAGGAAAAGAACATACTTTTCCTTGTGAAGTTCCATCCACTCGAAGAGGAGGAGGCAAGAAGATTCTTCAGTGAAATGGACAACGTGGTGCTGATAGGTAGCGATGACCTTGCAAAGAGATGCATGGACCTCTATGACGTCCTCCCAGGGGTTGATGTCCTTGTAACCGATTACTCATCGGTCTACTTTGACTTTCTGCTCCTTGACAGGCCTGTGATCTTTGCTGTCCCTGACCTGGAGGAGTACCGGAGGGTGAGGGGTTTTGTCCTGGAGCCCTTCGAGTTCTGGGCCCCGGGTCCCCGTGTTGAAACCTTCAGTGATTTCCTGGAGGAACTTGAAAGGTGTCTTGAGGATGATGACTATTACAGGAGGGAGAGGAGGATCGTGAACAGCCTCGTGAACCAGCACCAGGATGGGGAGTCATCCAGGAGAGTCTATGAACTGGTCTGGGGATGA
- a CDS encoding CDP-glycerol glycerophosphotransferase family protein, with amino-acid sequence MSLHDSFVRFLLNSWIGRALNLIMVAINRLVPKRDNQILFESIPDFSDNPSQLYSYIKSLGTDYRMIWVVDSIRDDLDAPQYLRNTPSEFWQFLRSRYIVSSHGYHLMIRAGNQVYLNLWHGMPLKAMGYTEREPSILLPGVCDENYYLIATSTIMRNALAACFNQDARRIHITGQPRNDKLLTEGRTMDDSRTIILYTPTYRDTGRDESIFSMPDYSEEKFQDFLREHDAVFLMKLHPLDSGIRQRSGGNIRALDPSEDLYDILQGVDVLVTDYSSVYFDFLLLDRPVIFAVPDLEEYRRVRGFVLEPFEFWAPGPRVETFSDFLEELERCLEDDDYYRRERRIVNSLVNQHQDGESSRRVYELVWGD; translated from the coding sequence ATGTCATTGCATGATTCATTCGTCAGGTTCCTGCTGAATTCATGGATTGGAAGAGCCCTTAACCTTATCATGGTTGCCATAAATCGTCTTGTACCCAAGAGGGACAATCAGATACTCTTTGAAAGCATACCAGATTTTTCAGATAACCCTTCCCAGCTTTACAGTTACATTAAATCCCTTGGAACAGATTACAGGATGATATGGGTGGTTGACAGTATCAGGGATGACCTCGACGCCCCACAGTATCTGAGGAACACTCCATCAGAATTCTGGCAGTTCCTGAGGTCAAGGTACATAGTCAGCTCCCACGGCTATCACCTCATGATAAGGGCGGGTAATCAGGTCTACCTCAACCTCTGGCATGGGATGCCCCTGAAGGCAATGGGCTACACAGAAAGGGAGCCATCCATACTGCTCCCGGGGGTATGTGATGAGAACTACTACCTCATCGCAACTTCCACCATAATGAGGAATGCCCTGGCGGCCTGCTTCAACCAGGACGCCCGCAGGATACACATAACAGGTCAGCCAAGGAACGATAAACTCCTCACAGAGGGCAGAACCATGGATGATTCCAGGACCATAATTCTGTACACACCAACCTACAGGGATACTGGCAGGGACGAGTCCATATTCAGCATGCCGGACTACAGTGAGGAGAAATTTCAGGACTTTCTCAGGGAACATGACGCAGTCTTCCTCATGAAGCTCCACCCACTCGATTCAGGGATCAGGCAGAGGTCCGGGGGTAATATCAGGGCCCTTGACCCGTCAGAGGATCTCTACGACATCCTGCAGGGGGTTGATGTCCTTGTAACCGATTACTCATCGGTCTACTTTGACTTTCTGCTCCTTGACAGGCCTGTGATCTTTGCTGTCCCTGACCTGGAGGAGTACCGGAGGGTGAGGGGTTTTGTCCTGGAGCCCTTCGAGTTCTGGGCCCCGGGTCCCCGTGTTGAAACCTTCAGTGATTTCCTGGAGGAACTTGAAAGGTGTCTTGAGGATGATGACTATTACAGGAGGGAGAGGAGGATCGTGAACAGCCTCGTGAACCAGCACCAGGATGGGGAGTCATCAAGGAGAGTCTATGAACTGGTTTGGGGTGATTGA
- a CDS encoding oligosaccharide flippase family protein, translating to MSIRDLMGLIRSEEYRVLAENFLSLSTLQVLVYIIPFITLPYLTRVLGVYNYGLVNFAIAFNTYFIIITDYGFNLSAVREISVNREDPHRVSEIFSSVMLIKGILATLSFCLLLLVILNIPRFSVNWQVYIFAFGLVIGNVIFPTWFYQGMERMKYITVLNVLTNLIFLAAIFIFIRRPSDYLYVPLLQSMGTLTAGVISQWIIRARFNVRFHLPPLRTVYETFRDSTQFFLSRVSVSIYTSSNSFFLGLFAGNTAVGYYSAAEKLYTAAQGLYSPLMQVTYPYMAKTRNRAFHRKVLRYSLILNTILCGGIILFAPTIIGILFGPQYMPSVNVLRLLAVALMVVIPSILLGYPFLAVLGQQRYANGSVIIGSIVHLIMLLAVSAFMNIYIVACLVIITETIVLAIRVYGIKKHDLW from the coding sequence ATGAGTATCCGGGATCTCATGGGACTTATCAGGTCAGAGGAGTACAGGGTTCTCGCCGAGAACTTCCTCTCACTTTCAACCCTCCAGGTGCTTGTCTACATAATACCCTTCATCACCCTCCCATACCTCACCAGGGTTCTGGGTGTCTACAACTATGGCCTTGTGAACTTTGCCATCGCATTCAACACCTACTTCATCATCATCACCGATTACGGTTTCAACCTTTCTGCTGTGAGGGAGATATCGGTGAACAGGGAGGATCCGCACCGTGTATCCGAGATATTCAGCTCCGTCATGTTAATCAAGGGGATCCTTGCAACCCTGAGTTTCTGCCTGCTCCTGCTCGTCATCCTTAACATTCCCCGTTTCTCGGTTAACTGGCAGGTCTATATCTTTGCCTTTGGACTTGTTATCGGGAATGTGATCTTCCCGACCTGGTTCTATCAGGGCATGGAGCGGATGAAGTACATAACCGTCCTTAATGTCCTCACGAACCTCATATTCCTTGCAGCCATATTCATATTCATAAGACGTCCATCCGATTACCTCTACGTACCCCTTCTCCAGTCCATGGGGACCCTAACCGCCGGTGTGATTTCTCAGTGGATTATAAGGGCCCGCTTCAATGTAAGGTTCCATTTACCACCCCTGAGGACGGTTTACGAGACCTTCAGGGACAGCACCCAGTTCTTCCTGTCAAGGGTCTCTGTTTCGATCTACACCAGTAGTAACTCATTCTTCCTGGGTTTATTCGCGGGTAACACCGCAGTGGGGTACTACTCCGCTGCTGAGAAACTCTACACTGCTGCTCAGGGCCTCTACAGCCCTCTGATGCAGGTAACCTATCCCTATATGGCCAAGACACGTAACAGGGCATTCCACAGGAAGGTCCTGCGCTACTCCCTCATCCTCAACACCATCCTCTGTGGTGGGATAATCCTCTTCGCGCCCACCATAATAGGAATACTCTTTGGCCCGCAGTACATGCCAAGTGTCAACGTCCTCAGGTTACTTGCCGTGGCCCTCATGGTGGTAATCCCCTCGATACTCCTGGGCTACCCCTTCCTCGCCGTTCTTGGACAGCAGAGGTACGCCAACGGCAGCGTGATAATAGGTTCAATTGTGCACCTGATAATGCTCCTTGCAGTATCGGCATTCATGAACATATACATCGTTGCATGTCTCGTGATAATAACCGAAACCATAGTCCTGGCAATAAGGGTCTACGGGATCAAAAAACATGACCTCTGGTAG
- a CDS encoding histidine kinase dimerization/phosphoacceptor domain -containing protein has translation MDIYITLSVLASVFYLGAGMYPLKLRRCNLEWSFLLIAIALALWALTSTLLHTTSGVYGLILYMISGLSIILLPALFLNFALVLSADDERLTKFTVIPIIPSFLFIYLLLVDSLLKPGDIHDLLSWTGDFRELFEAYMVGYLAVAVSLIWNHARVAPSHRERNMTTLIFIASSFSLIAAMILTTFIPSSPQNMNTLGQIVGMIGAAGIVHAMVNYHPPSMSPSLAGESIIDKVTDLVVLLDAEGGVIKLNHRAESELGVNSPGNWRDIVAPEHHGKLEREFEDIRERASSSRGDYHHRPLSIEYLRLDGERLPVKLFISLIREGADVVGYSMVAEDLRHTLRLRDRIEETEKSEKLTRMRLHEFRTLNEAIVRINHSNSPDELFKNIMGLLNEHLGLSDGALYLMRDGVLRPMGDGFSIDDPEEILGELDDAVLVRDGLIAVALRHDEKTLGFMVFRNGHEPDEYELKLLETMGGEAASTLKRIFYEKRLVESLEEKELLLREIHHRVKNNLQVISSLLNLQSSYIDDPGITGVLRDSQGRIMSMSMIHEKLYRSGNLADVDVRGYIEGLARSIMFSYLRPDQQVDLRFEIEDIKLNVDTIIPLGLIVNELVTNAFKYAFPDGGGEVRVSLGRDGDGFLLTVADDGVGLPDDFNLDSLRSLGMLLVRNLTDQLNGELEYTSSGGTEFRVRFSEIQYKKRF, from the coding sequence ATGGACATCTACATAACCCTATCGGTACTGGCATCGGTATTCTATCTGGGGGCCGGGATGTACCCCCTCAAGCTGAGGAGGTGTAATCTGGAGTGGAGCTTCCTTCTCATAGCCATAGCACTGGCCCTGTGGGCACTGACATCCACACTCCTCCACACCACCTCAGGCGTGTACGGTCTGATACTCTACATGATCTCGGGCCTCTCCATCATCCTGCTGCCAGCCCTATTCCTGAACTTTGCCTTGGTACTCTCTGCAGATGATGAAAGGCTCACTAAGTTCACTGTTATACCCATAATACCCTCCTTCCTCTTCATTTACCTGCTGCTTGTGGACTCCCTCCTTAAACCGGGGGACATCCATGACCTCCTCTCATGGACCGGCGACTTCCGGGAATTATTTGAGGCCTACATGGTGGGTTATCTTGCCGTCGCAGTCTCACTCATATGGAACCATGCCAGGGTGGCACCATCCCACCGTGAGAGGAATATGACCACCCTGATATTCATCGCATCGTCCTTCAGCCTCATTGCAGCCATGATCCTGACCACCTTCATCCCGTCAAGTCCCCAGAACATGAACACCCTGGGACAGATCGTGGGGATGATCGGAGCCGCAGGTATCGTCCATGCGATGGTCAATTACCATCCACCATCCATGAGCCCATCCCTTGCAGGTGAGAGCATAATAGATAAGGTCACCGACCTCGTCGTCCTACTGGATGCAGAGGGAGGGGTGATAAAGCTCAACCACAGGGCAGAAAGTGAACTGGGTGTGAATTCTCCAGGTAACTGGAGGGATATCGTTGCACCCGAACACCACGGCAAACTGGAGAGGGAATTTGAGGACATCAGGGAGAGGGCTTCATCCTCCAGGGGTGACTATCATCACAGGCCGCTATCCATTGAGTACCTGAGGTTAGATGGTGAGCGGCTCCCTGTGAAGCTCTTCATATCACTCATAAGGGAGGGTGCCGATGTGGTGGGCTACTCCATGGTGGCCGAGGACCTCCGCCACACACTCAGGCTGAGGGACAGGATAGAGGAAACAGAGAAGTCAGAGAAACTTACCAGGATGCGCCTCCATGAATTCAGGACACTCAATGAAGCCATAGTCAGGATAAATCATAGCAACAGCCCTGATGAGCTCTTCAAGAATATCATGGGGCTCCTGAATGAGCATCTGGGCCTATCTGATGGTGCTCTTTATCTCATGAGGGATGGTGTCCTGAGGCCCATGGGAGACGGCTTCAGCATTGATGACCCTGAGGAGATCCTTGGAGAACTGGATGATGCCGTGCTGGTGAGGGATGGGCTGATAGCGGTGGCACTGAGGCATGACGAGAAGACCCTCGGCTTCATGGTCTTCAGGAACGGGCATGAACCGGATGAATATGAGCTTAAACTGCTTGAGACTATGGGTGGAGAGGCTGCCTCGACACTGAAGAGGATATTCTATGAGAAGAGGCTGGTGGAATCCCTTGAGGAGAAGGAGCTGCTATTGAGGGAGATCCACCACCGTGTCAAGAACAACCTGCAGGTGATCTCAAGCCTCCTTAACCTTCAGAGCAGCTACATAGATGACCCTGGAATCACCGGTGTGCTGAGGGACAGCCAGGGGCGCATCATGAGCATGTCAATGATACATGAGAAGCTCTACCGTTCAGGAAACCTTGCGGATGTGGATGTGCGGGGCTACATTGAGGGCCTTGCAAGGAGCATAATGTTCTCCTACCTGAGGCCTGATCAGCAGGTTGACCTCAGATTTGAAATAGAGGACATCAAGCTCAACGTTGACACCATAATTCCCCTGGGACTCATAGTGAATGAACTTGTGACAAACGCCTTCAAGTATGCGTTCCCTGATGGTGGCGGTGAGGTGCGTGTTTCACTGGGCCGTGACGGTGATGGGTTTCTGCTTACCGTTGCAGATGATGGCGTGGGACTCCCTGATGACTTCAACCTGGACAGCCTCAGGAGCCTTGGGATGCTCCTTGTGAGGAACCTGACCGATCAGCTGAACGGTGAACTGGAGTACACCTCCAGTGGGGGCACAGAGTTCAGGGTGAGGTTCTCGGAGATACAGTACAAAAAGAGATTCTAA
- a CDS encoding glycosyltransferase translates to MRIGLILPSLDDSGVARAAASLSSLLSEHHEVHVITVYRHEPLQEWSGSFHVLDVPPASPGDGLPRRLGLFIRRILALRRIKAELELDVSVSFSEALSIQNILTAGSDRPVVSHHTVLSRNENLDDIYGRGVKALVRLIYPRAAGIICVSIDSAIDLTDAYGIDPRQVSVIPNHIDVDAIEGAAVLPARWKDVFTSPVILTTGRLTHAKGQWHLIRVFARLKELIPDLKLVILGDGDLREYLQGLSEDLGLKTFTGGEPGEYDVYFAGFQSNPYGFMAHSDLFVLPSLREALPLALMEAMALGTPVAAADCGGPREILAPSSDPSFKTEKMEFADYGVLLPPFDGEMRAADDELCREEKLWVDTLHEIITDRKVLDSYSEWARERALQFSPDAIRRRWLDFLDAVVDQG, encoded by the coding sequence ATGAGGATTGGACTCATATTACCATCCCTTGATGATAGTGGAGTCGCCAGGGCTGCCGCCAGTCTATCATCTCTTCTATCAGAGCACCATGAGGTGCACGTGATCACAGTTTACAGACATGAACCCCTGCAGGAGTGGAGTGGCAGTTTCCATGTCCTGGACGTCCCCCCTGCCTCTCCAGGGGATGGACTGCCCCGGAGGCTTGGACTTTTCATAAGGAGGATACTTGCACTGCGACGCATTAAGGCTGAACTTGAACTTGATGTCTCGGTATCCTTCTCAGAGGCCCTCAGCATACAGAACATACTCACAGCCGGCTCTGACAGACCAGTTGTAAGTCATCACACTGTACTCTCAAGGAATGAGAACCTTGACGATATCTATGGGAGGGGTGTGAAGGCCCTCGTGAGGCTCATCTATCCCAGGGCGGCTGGAATAATCTGTGTATCCATAGATTCGGCCATTGACCTCACTGATGCGTACGGTATCGACCCCCGGCAGGTATCGGTGATACCAAACCACATAGACGTCGATGCCATTGAGGGGGCTGCTGTTCTACCGGCAAGGTGGAAGGATGTGTTCACCTCACCTGTGATCCTGACCACTGGAAGGTTGACACATGCCAAGGGCCAGTGGCACCTTATCAGGGTGTTCGCCAGGCTAAAAGAACTCATACCCGACCTCAAACTGGTCATACTGGGTGACGGGGACCTGAGGGAATACCTGCAGGGACTATCAGAGGACCTTGGTCTTAAAACCTTCACCGGTGGCGAGCCAGGTGAATATGACGTTTACTTTGCTGGATTCCAGAGTAACCCCTATGGTTTCATGGCACATTCAGACCTCTTTGTCCTGCCATCACTGAGGGAGGCACTCCCACTTGCCCTGATGGAGGCCATGGCTCTGGGGACGCCTGTTGCAGCCGCAGACTGTGGGGGTCCAAGGGAGATACTTGCCCCCAGTTCAGATCCATCATTCAAAACAGAAAAGATGGAATTCGCAGATTACGGGGTCCTTCTACCTCCCTTTGATGGTGAAATGAGGGCTGCAGATGATGAACTGTGTAGGGAGGAAAAGTTATGGGTCGATACACTCCACGAGATCATCACAGACAGGAAGGTCCTTGACTCATATTCTGAGTGGGCCAGGGAGAGGGCCCTCCAGTTCAGCCCTGATGCCATCAGGAGGAGGTGGCTGGATTTCCTTGATGCCGTGGTAGATCAGGGATAA
- a CDS encoding NAD(P)H-dependent glycerol-3-phosphate dehydrogenase: MMVTVIGAGSFGTAIAQVLSWNAERVRLMARRFEVVENINRMRENSAYHPGVKLRGNIEATLMDGSVLEESEYVFMAVPSGNLRSIVRSMNSSLEDKKIVSCIKGIEHPGLKTMSSVIREETGSRTVFSISGPNFADELIRGMTSGITVGASTRYAREIAGLLKSPRIILDHSENVEGVEFCGILKNVYAVAMGILDGQITGENHRHSLLTLCFREMNLILNEMGYGELHDRFCGFGDFLLTSTTDKSRNRTLGLMLGKKMRLSEDSTITIESLRAIRAIRELTEGLELPVLEMVYRTMQEPENVNLYIKEFQNRISRPEF, from the coding sequence ATGATGGTCACAGTCATTGGAGCAGGGAGCTTCGGAACAGCGATAGCACAGGTCCTATCATGGAATGCTGAGAGGGTCCGCCTCATGGCCCGGAGGTTCGAAGTTGTGGAGAACATCAACAGGATGCGCGAAAACAGCGCTTATCATCCTGGAGTGAAACTGAGGGGTAACATAGAGGCGACACTCATGGACGGTTCCGTGCTGGAGGAATCCGAGTACGTATTCATGGCCGTGCCATCAGGGAACCTCAGGAGCATCGTAAGGTCAATGAACAGCAGCCTTGAGGATAAGAAGATAGTATCCTGCATAAAGGGAATAGAGCACCCAGGCCTCAAAACCATGAGCTCTGTTATAAGGGAGGAAACAGGGTCCAGGACAGTATTCAGCATATCCGGTCCCAACTTCGCCGACGAACTCATAAGGGGCATGACGTCCGGGATAACAGTGGGTGCCAGCACCAGATATGCGAGGGAAATTGCAGGGCTTCTGAAGTCTCCCCGCATAATCCTCGACCACTCAGAGAACGTTGAGGGTGTTGAATTCTGCGGGATACTCAAGAACGTCTACGCCGTGGCCATGGGTATACTCGACGGACAGATAACAGGCGAGAATCACCGCCACTCCCTCCTGACCCTATGCTTCAGGGAGATGAACCTGATACTCAATGAGATGGGGTACGGTGAACTCCATGACAGGTTCTGTGGATTTGGAGACTTTCTCCTCACATCAACAACCGATAAGAGCCGTAACCGCACCCTGGGGCTCATGCTGGGTAAGAAGATGAGACTCAGCGAGGACTCCACCATAACCATAGAGAGCCTCAGGGCCATAAGGGCCATAAGGGAGCTGACAGAGGGTCTTGAGCTGCCGGTCCTTGAAATGGTATACCGGACCATGCAGGAACCTGAAAACGTCAACCTCTACATAAAGGAATTCCAGAACAGGATATCCAGACCCGAATTTTAG
- a CDS encoding glycosyltransferase: protein MRAIKSQETVYRMLGASTETVHASELDRVDLRNYDLIHVHGPLIIGGLMMIRRSGVPAILTVHGWVMDEAITALRMNPRGNFHYIFRIINWILHRLIFIPLIYSRVTAIARIKLEKNGINGVVIPNAFISADVDKKVASCKNLSFDDFTLVTYVSVGGSLIKGMERLSRIITEVNKRTDRKIQLLVFGNPVEIDNPHIKMMGYRDDFLCYLKSADMMILGYEMIELGYAAMEAGYLSVPIAKFKSEFEELEDGVHGIIAENEEDMIKKLVKTIEDPSLVREWGENLRAHVLKTRSPQVIGEKWRRLIREVTGMNPDATGKG, encoded by the coding sequence ATGAGGGCTATTAAATCTCAGGAAACCGTTTACAGGATGCTTGGAGCCAGCACCGAAACAGTCCATGCATCAGAACTTGACAGGGTCGACCTCAGGAACTATGACCTCATACACGTCCATGGCCCCCTCATCATCGGGGGCCTTATGATGATCCGCAGAAGCGGGGTGCCCGCAATCCTCACAGTACATGGCTGGGTTATGGATGAGGCAATAACCGCCCTCAGGATGAACCCCAGGGGGAACTTCCACTACATTTTCAGGATAATAAACTGGATACTGCACAGGCTGATATTCATCCCACTGATTTATAGTCGTGTTACTGCAATTGCTAGGATAAAACTAGAAAAAAATGGAATTAATGGTGTTGTCATACCAAATGCTTTCATATCAGCAGACGTAGACAAGAAAGTGGCCAGCTGCAAAAATTTATCATTTGACGATTTCACCCTTGTAACATATGTTAGTGTAGGAGGATCACTAATTAAAGGGATGGAGAGACTTTCAAGGATAATTACAGAGGTGAATAAAAGAACAGATAGAAAAATTCAACTTTTAGTTTTTGGCAATCCCGTAGAAATAGACAATCCCCATATTAAAATGATGGGTTACCGCGACGACTTCTTATGCTATCTCAAATCAGCAGACATGATGATCCTTGGATATGAAATGATTGAACTTGGATATGCTGCAATGGAGGCAGGCTACCTGTCAGTCCCAATAGCCAAGTTTAAAAGTGAATTCGAGGAACTCGAGGATGGAGTCCATGGTATAATAGCAGAAAACGAAGAAGACATGATCAAAAAACTCGTAAAAACTATTGAAGATCCTTCGTTGGTTCGTGAATGGGGTGAGAACCTGAGGGCCCACGTACTGAAAACCAGGTCCCCCCAGGTTATCGGGGAGAAGTGGAGGCGTCTGATCCGGGAGGTCACAGGGATGAACCCCGACGCCACCGGCAAAGGCTGA
- a CDS encoding pseudomurein-binding repeat-containing protein — MQLLCMLFACMVLLNTGEIYAQNTQGEEALLPDNMTAKTCSTVMESNSTVAVVNASAEANRTLDSAAGPSVSRADVEDAAVRVNTFIAKNKRLPLTVEVGSVKVNMAQFLQLESYYVLNRTPTVNQVQLPAKTSGTMLKGSIYLKDYLEVAGRVLSSGGAPGYIGFRDQNIRFESLVWLFARAINFKVTNQRLPNYIKLDELNSVKSSTPTSNNSGSSDAASGNSGFTREQILAAANSLKNYIDRSQSLPGYVQVANQRLGIAQFLHLMVKCLNQINLGKNTPIAPVTAGEATKPAGDARGTLTRSEYLKVASGVQGFMEKNHRAPNYAGSSKGRISYESLVYSISRVLSFYSSNKRLPNTVTVTRLASSLKNRPENDPYNGESTARYLTSSASCPVDSPDIRSLASEIRRGLTSTFSRAEAVFSWVRDNINYSFYYNTKYGAVGTLKNRTGNCVDHTHLLVALARASGIPARYVHGTCNFTSGNVYGHVWAQLLVGDTWYAADATSSRNSLGVVNNWNTSSAVIKGIYASLPF; from the coding sequence ATGCAACTGCTGTGCATGCTGTTTGCATGCATGGTGTTACTTAATACCGGAGAGATCTATGCCCAGAACACACAAGGTGAAGAAGCACTGCTTCCTGATAACATGACAGCAAAAACCTGCAGTACAGTGATGGAGTCAAACTCCACAGTTGCAGTGGTTAATGCGAGTGCAGAGGCTAACAGGACTCTGGACTCTGCAGCGGGCCCATCCGTTTCACGGGCCGATGTTGAGGACGCCGCAGTCCGTGTCAACACCTTCATAGCAAAGAACAAACGCCTCCCCCTCACAGTTGAGGTTGGAAGCGTTAAGGTGAACATGGCACAGTTCCTGCAGCTTGAATCATACTACGTCCTCAACAGGACACCCACAGTGAATCAGGTTCAGTTGCCGGCTAAAACATCAGGGACCATGCTCAAAGGCTCAATTTACCTGAAGGATTACCTTGAAGTTGCAGGCAGGGTCCTCTCATCAGGAGGGGCGCCCGGATACATAGGCTTCAGGGACCAGAACATAAGATTCGAATCACTTGTGTGGCTATTTGCAAGGGCAATTAATTTTAAAGTTACAAATCAGCGACTTCCAAACTACATCAAACTTGACGAACTCAACTCTGTGAAATCCTCCACCCCCACCAGTAATAATTCCGGCAGCAGCGATGCTGCCAGTGGCAATTCAGGTTTCACCAGGGAACAGATACTTGCAGCGGCCAATTCACTGAAGAACTACATTGACAGGAGTCAGAGCCTACCCGGGTATGTGCAGGTGGCAAACCAGCGGCTTGGTATAGCCCAGTTCCTGCATCTAATGGTTAAATGCCTCAACCAGATAAATCTGGGTAAGAACACCCCGATAGCACCGGTAACTGCCGGTGAGGCAACGAAGCCTGCAGGCGATGCCAGGGGTACCCTCACAAGGTCAGAGTACCTCAAGGTGGCATCCGGCGTTCAGGGGTTCATGGAGAAGAACCATAGGGCCCCAAATTATGCAGGATCAAGTAAAGGTAGAATCTCGTATGAGAGCCTTGTATACTCCATTTCAAGGGTCCTGAGCTTCTACAGCAGCAACAAGAGACTTCCGAACACCGTGACCGTAACGAGGCTGGCGTCCTCCCTGAAGAACAGGCCAGAGAATGACCCCTACAATGGTGAGAGCACCGCAAGGTACCTCACCTCATCAGCCAGCTGTCCCGTGGACAGTCCTGATATCAGATCCCTTGCATCTGAGATAAGAAGGGGGCTGACCTCGACGTTTTCCAGGGCGGAGGCCGTCTTCAGCTGGGTGCGTGACAACATAAACTACAGCTTCTACTACAACACGAAGTACGGCGCAGTGGGCACACTCAAAAACAGGACAGGTAACTGTGTGGATCACACACACCTCCTGGTTGCCCTGGCAAGGGCTTCAGGGATACCTGCCAGGTATGTGCACGGGACCTGTAACTTCACATCAGGTAACGTCTATGGACATGTCTGGGCCCAGCTCCTTGTTGGCGATACATGGTACGCTGCAGATGCAACAAGCTCAAGGAACAGCCTTGGAGTTGTGAACAACTGGAACACTTCCAGCGCAGTGATAAAGGGCATATACGCGAGTTTACCGTTTTAG